A portion of the Streptomyces sp. YPW6 genome contains these proteins:
- a CDS encoding RodZ family helix-turn-helix domain-containing protein: MTIRATNQADVIPLRPLPAAADPAPPALPPEPLWRDLVGEVLRRERRAQGRTLKDVSEASRISMAYLSEVERGRKEASSEVLAAAARALGLSLADVLALAGERLVSLTAARTRSRPRSLGTVGGGRPAGTAGPAGPMGGVLLAA, translated from the coding sequence GTGACCATCCGAGCGACGAACCAGGCCGACGTGATCCCCCTGCGCCCGCTCCCGGCGGCGGCCGACCCGGCACCCCCGGCCCTGCCCCCGGAGCCGCTCTGGCGCGACCTCGTCGGTGAGGTGCTGCGCCGTGAGCGCCGGGCGCAGGGAAGGACGCTGAAGGACGTGTCCGAAGCGTCCCGGATCTCCATGGCGTACCTCTCCGAGGTGGAGCGCGGCCGCAAGGAGGCCTCCTCGGAGGTGCTGGCCGCCGCGGCACGGGCACTCGGCCTGAGCCTCGCCGACGTCCTGGCGCTGGCGGGGGAGCGGCTGGTCAGCCTCACGGCGGCCCGGACCCGGAGCCGGCCCCGGTCGCTGGGGACGGTGGGCGGGGGCCGGCCGGCCGGGACGGCCGGTCCGGCGGGCCCGATGGGCGGAGTGCTGCTGGCGGCGTGA
- the gdhA gene encoding NADP-specific glutamate dehydrogenase — MPVIPDSPDSARTQDAAARVIEPLYAEILRRNQGEQEFHQAVREVLETLGPVLTQRPEFVDARIIERICEPERQLIFRVPWSDDSGDIHVNRGFRVEFSSSLGPYKGGLRFHPSVNLGIVKFLGFEQIFKNALTGMPIGGGKGGADFDPKGRSDAEIMRFCQSFMTELHRHLGEYTDVPAGDIGVGGREIGYLFGQYKRITNRYESGVLTGKGLGWGGAQARTEATGYGTVLFTAEMLRSRGESLEGQTVAVSGSGNVAIYAIEKAQQLGATVITCSDSGGFVVDEKGIDLALLKEIKETGRGRVAEYAERRGAHARFGSGTGVWSVPVDVALPCATQNELHEADALDLVRNGVKAVAEGANMPTTPEAVRVLQEAGVAFAPGKAANAGGVATSALEMQQNASRDSWSFAHTEERLAEIMRHIHDSCHTTAERYGSPGNYVAGANIAGFELVADAMLAQGLI; from the coding sequence ATGCCGGTCATCCCCGACTCGCCCGACTCCGCCCGTACGCAGGACGCCGCGGCCCGCGTCATCGAGCCGCTCTACGCCGAGATCCTGCGCCGCAACCAGGGCGAGCAGGAGTTCCACCAGGCGGTCCGCGAGGTCCTGGAGACGCTCGGGCCGGTGCTGACGCAGCGCCCCGAGTTCGTCGACGCCCGCATCATCGAGCGCATATGCGAGCCGGAGCGCCAGTTGATCTTCCGGGTGCCGTGGTCGGACGACTCCGGCGACATCCACGTCAACCGCGGTTTCCGGGTGGAGTTCTCCAGTTCGCTCGGCCCCTACAAGGGCGGGCTGCGCTTCCACCCCTCGGTCAATCTCGGCATCGTGAAGTTCCTCGGCTTCGAGCAGATCTTCAAGAACGCCCTCACCGGCATGCCCATCGGCGGCGGCAAGGGCGGCGCGGACTTCGACCCCAAGGGCAGGTCCGACGCCGAGATCATGCGCTTCTGCCAGTCGTTCATGACCGAACTCCACCGTCACCTGGGGGAGTACACGGACGTGCCCGCCGGTGACATCGGCGTCGGCGGCCGGGAGATCGGCTATCTCTTCGGCCAGTACAAGCGGATCACCAACCGTTACGAGTCCGGCGTCCTCACCGGCAAGGGCCTCGGCTGGGGCGGCGCGCAGGCCCGTACGGAGGCCACCGGCTACGGCACGGTCCTGTTCACCGCCGAGATGCTGCGCAGCCGGGGCGAGTCGCTGGAGGGCCAGACCGTCGCGGTCTCCGGCTCGGGCAACGTGGCCATCTACGCCATCGAGAAGGCCCAGCAGCTCGGCGCGACCGTCATCACCTGCTCGGACTCCGGCGGTTTCGTCGTCGACGAGAAGGGCATCGACCTCGCCCTCCTCAAGGAGATCAAGGAGACCGGCCGGGGCCGGGTCGCGGAGTACGCCGAACGGCGCGGTGCCCACGCCCGGTTCGGGTCCGGTACGGGCGTGTGGTCGGTTCCCGTGGACGTGGCCCTGCCCTGTGCCACGCAGAACGAACTCCACGAGGCGGACGCGCTGGACCTCGTACGCAACGGCGTCAAGGCGGTCGCGGAGGGCGCCAACATGCCCACCACGCCGGAGGCGGTCCGGGTGCTCCAGGAGGCGGGCGTCGCCTTCGCCCCGGGCAAGGCGGCCAACGCGGGCGGGGTCGCGACGAGCGCGCTGGAGATGCAGCAGAACGCGTCGAGGGACTCGTGGAGCTTCGCCCACACCGAGGAGCGCCTCGCCGAGATCATGCGGCACATCCACGACTCCTGCCATACGACGGCGGAGCGGTACGGGAGCCCCGGCAACTACGTGGCCGGCGCGAACATCGCGGGCTTCGAGCTGGTCGCGGACGCGATGCTGGCGCAGGGGCTGATCTGA
- a CDS encoding RDD family protein — MRRYLAVGLDAYLCLLTVGLLVRSCLESGGTGRAIALPVVQLIGLSFVNQVLLTMAVRASAGKLIMGVRVIRLPDAGRPGFRRLVLRWLYGLLWLPLQPWRRFLRDPAAVWGPERPVGRPVEPYADLAGVRQVRRRDLRSYRAAVRGGAHGPVLRGD; from the coding sequence ATGCGCCGGTATCTGGCGGTCGGGCTCGACGCCTATCTGTGCCTGCTCACCGTCGGGCTGCTGGTGCGCTCCTGCCTGGAATCCGGCGGGACGGGGCGCGCGATCGCCCTGCCGGTCGTCCAGCTGATCGGGCTGTCGTTCGTCAACCAGGTGCTGCTGACCATGGCCGTCCGGGCGAGCGCCGGAAAGCTGATCATGGGGGTCCGGGTGATCCGGCTGCCCGACGCGGGCCGGCCGGGCTTCCGCAGGCTGGTGCTGCGCTGGCTGTACGGGCTCCTCTGGCTGCCGCTCCAGCCCTGGCGCCGGTTCCTGCGCGACCCGGCGGCGGTCTGGGGCCCCGAGCGCCCCGTGGGCCGCCCCGTCGAGCCGTACGCGGATCTCGCGGGGGTGCGCCAGGTGCGGCGCCGCGACCTGCGGTCCTACCGGGCGGCGGTACGGGGAGGGGCGCACGGGCCGGTCCTACGCGGTGACTGA
- a CDS encoding DUF1330 domain-containing protein produces MTAYAIAHLRPADGPVEDEVLSYIERIQATMEPYGGHFLVHGGEVDVVEGAWPGAVVVVAFPGAAEARAWYASPAYQEILPLRTRHLDGDVVIVPGVGAEYDASATAAAMRAARDRTAG; encoded by the coding sequence ATGACCGCGTACGCCATCGCCCACCTGCGCCCCGCCGACGGCCCCGTCGAGGACGAGGTGCTGAGCTACATCGAGCGGATCCAGGCCACCATGGAGCCCTACGGAGGGCACTTCCTCGTGCACGGCGGCGAGGTGGACGTGGTGGAGGGCGCCTGGCCGGGCGCGGTGGTCGTCGTCGCCTTTCCCGGGGCGGCGGAGGCCCGCGCCTGGTACGCGTCCCCCGCCTACCAGGAGATCCTGCCGCTGCGCACCCGGCACCTCGACGGCGACGTGGTGATCGTTCCCGGCGTCGGCGCGGAGTACGACGCGTCGGCCACGGCGGCCGCGATGCGGGCGGCGCGGGACCGGACGGCCGGATAG
- a CDS encoding Ig-like domain-containing protein, whose translation MEKRVMTDSKRRRGLVAVSALLGGVLVLSACTDDGDKGGKTNAGSSESSQQQVDEAAAAETSEAQIAIKPENGATNASINNAAQITVAKGKLTKVVMTAADGTPVEGTLAADGSSWKPAGQLERSTRYKIDATAADSKGREAHENSSFTTVSPDNSFIGNFTPEDGSTVGVGMPVSINFNKEITDKKAVQDGITVSSSSGQEVVGHWFNGQRLDFRPQDYWQGGSTVTLKLALDGVEGADGVFGVQQKTVTFKIGRNQVSTVDAKTKQMTVTRDGKTIKTIPISAGSPDNPTYNGQMVISEKHKETRMNGATVGFTDDDGKGEYDIKDVPHAMRLSTSGTFIHGNYWGKGIFGNANTSHGCVGLADVKGANDPNAPGAWFYDNSLVGDVVIVKNSPDKTITPDNGLNGWNMSWAEWTAGSQA comes from the coding sequence ATGGAGAAGCGTGTGATGACGGACAGCAAGCGGCGCAGGGGCCTGGTGGCCGTGTCCGCACTGCTCGGCGGCGTTCTGGTGCTTTCGGCCTGTACCGACGACGGCGACAAGGGCGGAAAGACGAACGCCGGTAGTTCGGAGTCGTCGCAGCAGCAGGTGGACGAGGCCGCGGCGGCGGAGACGTCCGAGGCCCAGATAGCGATCAAGCCCGAGAACGGCGCGACCAACGCCAGCATCAACAACGCGGCGCAGATCACCGTGGCCAAGGGCAAGCTGACCAAGGTCGTCATGACGGCGGCGGACGGCACCCCGGTCGAGGGCACGCTGGCCGCCGACGGCTCCAGCTGGAAGCCCGCGGGCCAGCTGGAGCGTTCCACCAGGTACAAGATCGACGCCACGGCGGCCGACTCGAAGGGCCGCGAGGCCCACGAGAACAGCTCCTTCACCACCGTCTCGCCCGACAACAGCTTCATCGGGAACTTCACCCCCGAGGACGGCTCCACGGTCGGCGTCGGGATGCCCGTCTCGATCAACTTCAACAAGGAGATCACGGACAAGAAGGCCGTCCAGGACGGCATCACCGTGAGCTCCAGCAGCGGCCAGGAGGTCGTCGGCCACTGGTTCAACGGCCAGCGCCTGGACTTCCGCCCGCAGGACTACTGGCAGGGCGGCTCCACCGTCACCCTGAAGCTGGCGCTCGACGGCGTCGAGGGCGCGGACGGCGTCTTCGGTGTCCAGCAGAAGACCGTCACCTTCAAGATCGGCCGCAACCAGGTCTCCACCGTCGACGCGAAGACCAAGCAGATGACGGTCACCCGCGACGGCAAGACGATCAAGACGATCCCGATCTCCGCGGGCTCTCCCGACAACCCCACGTACAACGGTCAGATGGTGATCTCCGAGAAGCACAAGGAGACCCGGATGAACGGCGCCACCGTCGGCTTCACCGATGACGACGGCAAGGGCGAGTACGACATCAAGGACGTGCCGCACGCCATGCGCCTGTCCACGTCGGGCACCTTCATCCACGGCAACTACTGGGGCAAGGGCATCTTCGGCAACGCCAACACCAGCCACGGCTGCGTGGGCCTCGCCGACGTGAAGGGCGCGAACGACCCCAACGCCCCCGGCGCCTGGTTCTACGACAACTCGCTCGTCGGCGACGTGGTCATCGTGAAGAACTCCCCGGACAAGACGATCACCCCGGACAACGGTCTCAACGGCTGGAACATGAGCTGGGCGGAGTGGACGGCCGGTTCCCAGGCCTGA
- the hutH gene encoding histidine ammonia-lyase, which translates to MDMHTVVVGTSGTTAEDVVAVARHGARVELSATAVDALAAARLIVDALAAKPEPVYGVSTGFGALASRHIGHELRAQLQRNIVRSHAAGMGPRVEREVVRALMFLRLKTVASGHTGVRPEVAQTMADLLNAGITPVVHEYGSLGCSGDLAPLSHCALTLMGEGEAEGPDGTVRPAGELLAAHGIAPVELAEKEGLALLNGTDGMLGMLVMALADLKNLYTSADITAALSLEALLGTDKVLAPELHAIRPHPGQGVSADNMLRVLAGSGLTGRHADVTGDAPRVQDAYSVRCAPQVNGAGRDTLDHADVVAGRELASSVDNPVVLPDGRVESNGNFHGAPVAYVLDFLAIVAADLGSICERRTDRLLDKNRSHGLPPFLADDAGVDSGLMIAQYTQAALVSEMKRLAVPASADSIPSSAMQEDHVSMGWSAARKLRTAVDNLARIVAVELYAATRAVELRAAQGLVPAPASQAAVAALRAAGAEGPGPDRFLAPDLAAADAFVREGRLVAAVEQVTGPLA; encoded by the coding sequence ATGGATATGCACACAGTCGTGGTGGGGACGTCCGGAACCACCGCCGAGGACGTCGTCGCCGTGGCCCGCCACGGCGCCCGGGTCGAGCTCTCCGCCACCGCCGTGGACGCGCTCGCCGCCGCCCGCCTCATCGTGGACGCGCTCGCGGCCAAGCCCGAGCCGGTCTACGGCGTCTCCACCGGCTTCGGCGCCCTCGCCAGTCGCCACATCGGCCACGAGCTGCGGGCGCAGCTCCAGCGCAACATCGTCCGCTCGCACGCGGCGGGCATGGGTCCGCGCGTCGAACGCGAGGTCGTCCGCGCGCTGATGTTCCTCCGGCTCAAGACGGTCGCCTCCGGCCACACCGGCGTACGCCCCGAGGTCGCGCAGACGATGGCGGACCTGCTGAACGCCGGCATCACGCCCGTCGTCCACGAATACGGCTCGCTCGGCTGCTCCGGCGACCTCGCGCCCCTCTCGCACTGCGCGCTCACCCTGATGGGCGAGGGCGAGGCGGAGGGCCCCGACGGCACGGTCCGCCCGGCCGGCGAGCTGCTCGCCGCACACGGCATCGCCCCGGTGGAGCTGGCCGAGAAGGAGGGGCTGGCCCTCCTCAACGGCACCGACGGCATGCTCGGCATGCTGGTCATGGCCCTCGCGGACCTGAAGAATCTCTACACCTCCGCCGACATCACCGCCGCCCTCTCCCTGGAGGCACTGCTCGGCACGGACAAGGTCCTCGCCCCCGAGCTGCACGCCATCCGCCCGCACCCCGGTCAGGGCGTCAGCGCGGACAACATGCTGCGGGTGCTGGCGGGTTCAGGGCTGACGGGGCGGCACGCCGACGTCACGGGCGACGCCCCCCGGGTCCAGGACGCGTACTCGGTGCGCTGCGCCCCTCAGGTCAACGGAGCGGGCCGCGACACCCTCGACCACGCCGACGTCGTCGCGGGCCGCGAACTGGCCTCCTCCGTCGACAACCCGGTGGTCCTCCCCGACGGACGGGTCGAGTCCAACGGCAACTTCCACGGCGCACCCGTCGCGTACGTCCTGGACTTCCTCGCGATCGTCGCCGCCGACCTCGGCTCCATCTGCGAACGCCGTACCGACCGGCTGCTCGACAAGAACCGCTCCCACGGCCTGCCGCCGTTCCTCGCGGACGACGCCGGGGTCGACTCGGGGCTGATGATCGCCCAGTACACTCAGGCCGCCCTGGTCAGCGAGATGAAGCGGCTCGCGGTCCCCGCGTCCGCCGACTCCATCCCGTCCTCCGCGATGCAGGAGGACCACGTCTCCATGGGCTGGTCCGCCGCGCGCAAGCTCCGTACCGCCGTGGACAACCTGGCCCGGATCGTCGCCGTCGAGCTGTACGCGGCGACCCGCGCCGTCGAACTGCGCGCCGCCCAGGGACTCGTTCCCGCCCCCGCCTCGCAGGCCGCCGTGGCCGCGCTGCGCGCCGCCGGAGCGGAGGGCCCGGGGCCGGACCGCTTCCTCGCGCCGGACCTGGCCGCCGCCGACGCGTTCGTACGGGAAGGGCGCCTGGTCGCGGCGGTGGAGCAGGTGACCGGGCCGCTGGCCTGA
- a CDS encoding diguanylate cyclase: MGGDDERLRAVVSLAQAMAAAYTPRESWRAAALGACEALGGSFAALSVWERDRGRLRVLVNAGQRADGEEEFPEEEAYPVHEFPEITEFLHERWAGGGEPDAWVETADGLPGAGGPARGARPYCHQRVAALRRRGRGCCVVAPIVLHGRAWGELYVARPAGEPVFGRADADFATVLAAVVASGLAQTERLEEVRKLAFTDPLTGLANRRAVDIQLDEAVERHRVDDTVVSLVVCDLNGLKAVNDTHGHAVGDRLLERFGSVLSLCGAMLPEALAARLGGDEFCLLAAGPPADAVVAVATELCDRAAAIELGDGVACGVASTGDPIGPVHSARRLFRLADAAQYRAKAARSRGPVVAGRDGDVIRLADSPPKSPHDRRRLRGNRP, from the coding sequence ATGGGTGGTGACGACGAACGGCTGCGGGCCGTGGTTTCGCTGGCGCAGGCCATGGCCGCGGCCTACACGCCGCGCGAATCGTGGCGGGCGGCGGCGCTGGGCGCCTGCGAGGCGTTGGGCGGCAGCTTCGCCGCGCTCTCCGTCTGGGAGCGGGACCGGGGCAGGCTGCGGGTGCTGGTGAACGCGGGGCAACGGGCCGACGGGGAGGAGGAGTTCCCCGAGGAGGAGGCCTACCCGGTCCACGAGTTCCCGGAGATCACCGAGTTCCTGCACGAGCGCTGGGCCGGCGGCGGCGAGCCCGACGCCTGGGTGGAGACCGCCGACGGGCTGCCCGGCGCCGGCGGCCCGGCACGCGGCGCGCGCCCGTACTGCCATCAGCGGGTCGCCGCGCTGCGGCGGCGCGGCCGGGGCTGCTGCGTGGTCGCGCCGATCGTGCTGCACGGCCGGGCGTGGGGCGAGCTGTATGTGGCGCGGCCGGCCGGGGAGCCCGTCTTCGGCCGGGCCGACGCCGACTTCGCGACCGTGCTCGCCGCCGTCGTGGCCTCCGGGCTCGCCCAGACCGAACGCCTGGAGGAGGTCCGCAAACTGGCCTTCACCGATCCGCTGACCGGCCTCGCCAACCGCCGCGCGGTCGACATCCAGCTCGACGAGGCCGTCGAGCGGCACCGCGTCGACGACACGGTCGTCAGCCTCGTCGTCTGCGACCTGAACGGCCTCAAGGCGGTGAACGACACCCACGGCCACGCCGTCGGCGATCGTCTGCTGGAACGTTTCGGCTCCGTGCTGTCGCTGTGCGGGGCGATGCTGCCGGAGGCGCTCGCGGCCCGGCTCGGCGGTGATGAGTTCTGCCTGCTCGCGGCGGGCCCCCCGGCCGACGCGGTGGTCGCGGTCGCCACCGAGCTCTGCGACCGGGCGGCGGCGATCGAGCTGGGCGACGGGGTCGCCTGCGGGGTCGCGTCGACGGGCGACCCGATCGGGCCGGTGCACTCGGCGCGGCGGCTGTTCCGGCTCGCGGACGCCGCCCAGTACCGGGCCAAGGCCGCCCGTTCCCGAGGGCCGGTGGTGGCCGGGCGGGACGGTGACGTCATCCGGCTCGCGGACTCCCCGCCGAAGTCCCCGCACGACCGGCGCAGGCTCCGCGGCAACCGGCCGTGA
- a CDS encoding enoyl-CoA hydratase-related protein — translation MTVTSEQRYGEFVVVRRHEGQEHVAELVLDRPKAMNAVSTDMARSIAAACDALGADRDVRATVLTSSHERAFCVGADLKERNSFSDADLVRQRPTARAAYTGVLELPMPVIAAVHGFALGGGFELALACDVIVADTTALVGLPEVSVGVIPGGGGTQLLPRRVGAARAAELVFSARRVEAAEARELGLVDELVEAGRDREEALALGGRIAANSPVGLRAAKKALRLGQGLDLRAGLEVEDAAWRSVAFSGDRAEGVAAFNEKRRPDWPGE, via the coding sequence ATGACCGTCACGTCCGAGCAGCGGTACGGGGAGTTCGTCGTCGTACGGCGGCACGAGGGGCAGGAGCACGTCGCCGAGCTGGTCCTCGACCGCCCCAAGGCCATGAACGCCGTCTCCACCGACATGGCCCGTTCGATCGCCGCCGCCTGCGACGCGCTCGGCGCCGACCGGGACGTCCGGGCCACCGTCCTGACCTCCAGTCACGAGCGGGCCTTCTGCGTGGGCGCGGACCTCAAGGAGCGCAACTCCTTCTCCGACGCCGACCTCGTCCGTCAGCGGCCCACCGCCCGCGCCGCCTACACCGGGGTCCTGGAGCTGCCGATGCCGGTGATCGCCGCCGTGCACGGCTTCGCCCTCGGCGGCGGCTTCGAACTCGCCCTCGCCTGCGATGTGATCGTCGCCGACACCACCGCGCTCGTCGGGCTGCCCGAGGTGTCCGTGGGCGTCATCCCGGGCGGTGGCGGTACGCAGTTGCTGCCGCGCCGGGTGGGTGCGGCCCGCGCCGCCGAGCTGGTGTTCAGCGCCCGCCGCGTCGAGGCCGCCGAGGCTCGCGAACTGGGCCTGGTGGACGAGCTGGTCGAGGCGGGCCGGGACCGTGAGGAGGCCCTCGCGCTGGGCGGCCGGATCGCCGCCAACTCGCCGGTCGGGCTGCGTGCGGCCAAGAAGGCGCTCCGGCTGGGGCAGGGTCTCGATCTGCGGGCGGGCCTGGAGGTCGAGGACGCGGCCTGGCGCTCGGTGGCCTTCTCCGGCGACCGGGCGGAGGGCGTGGCCGCGTTCAACGAGAAGCGGCGCCCGGACTGGCCCGGCGAGTGA
- a CDS encoding adenylate/guanylate cyclase domain-containing protein, with translation MTVGDTSSGAGEEPGADSSVHATPHHEVDHTVEPTDDPLAIRLEALILGADRRYTPFQAARTAGVSMDLASRFWRAMGFADIGQAKALTEADVLALRRLAGLVEAGLLSEPMAIQVARSTGQTTARLAEWQIDSFLEGLTEPPEPGMTRTEVTYPLVELLLPELQEFLVYVWRRQLAAATGRVVQAADDEEMVDRRLAVGFADLVGFTRLTRRLEEEELGELVESFETTAADLVAAHGGRLIKTLGDEVLFAADDAGTAAEIALRLIEAMSQDETMPALRVGIAFGTVTTRMGDVFGTTVNLASRLTSIAPKDAVLVDGAFAKELVRHGDAPESEAQAAEAVAAAAERARLAEKEGREPDDEPPLPTYRFGLQPMWQRPVRGLGVVEPWLLARRGRPGS, from the coding sequence GTGACCGTCGGCGACACGTCGTCCGGCGCGGGTGAGGAGCCCGGGGCGGACTCCTCGGTCCACGCCACACCCCACCACGAGGTCGACCACACGGTGGAACCGACCGACGACCCCCTCGCCATCCGCCTCGAAGCGCTCATCCTGGGGGCCGACCGGCGCTACACGCCGTTCCAGGCGGCCCGCACCGCCGGGGTCTCGATGGACCTGGCCTCCCGGTTCTGGCGGGCCATGGGCTTCGCCGACATCGGCCAGGCCAAGGCCCTCACCGAGGCCGACGTCCTCGCCCTGCGGCGGCTCGCCGGTCTCGTCGAGGCGGGGCTGCTCAGCGAGCCGATGGCGATCCAGGTCGCCCGCTCCACCGGACAGACCACCGCCCGGCTGGCCGAATGGCAGATCGACTCCTTCCTGGAGGGGCTGACCGAGCCGCCCGAGCCCGGCATGACCCGCACCGAGGTCACCTATCCGCTGGTCGAGCTGCTCCTCCCGGAGCTCCAGGAGTTCCTCGTCTACGTCTGGCGCCGCCAGCTGGCGGCCGCCACCGGGCGGGTCGTGCAGGCGGCCGACGACGAGGAGATGGTCGACCGGCGGCTCGCGGTCGGCTTCGCGGACCTGGTCGGCTTCACCCGGCTGACCCGGCGCCTGGAGGAGGAGGAGCTCGGCGAGCTGGTCGAGTCCTTCGAGACGACCGCCGCGGACCTGGTCGCCGCGCACGGCGGCCGGCTCATCAAGACCCTCGGCGACGAGGTCCTCTTCGCCGCCGACGACGCGGGCACGGCCGCCGAGATAGCACTCCGGCTGATCGAGGCGATGTCCCAGGACGAGACGATGCCCGCCCTGCGCGTCGGCATCGCGTTCGGCACCGTCACCACCCGGATGGGCGACGTCTTCGGCACCACCGTGAACCTCGCCAGCCGGCTCACCTCGATAGCTCCGAAGGACGCCGTCCTGGTCGACGGGGCCTTCGCCAAGGAGCTGGTCCGCCACGGCGACGCCCCCGAGTCCGAGGCACAGGCCGCCGAGGCGGTCGCGGCCGCCGCCGAACGGGCCCGGCTCGCGGAGAAGGAGGGCCGCGAGCCCGACGACGAGCCGCCGCTGCCGACGTACCGCTTCGGCCTCCAGCCGATGTGGCAGCGCCCGGTGCGCGGGCTCGGCGTGGTGGAGCCCTGGCTGCTGGCCCGGCGGGGCAGGCCGGGGTCCTGA
- a CDS encoding biotin--[acetyl-CoA-carboxylase] ligase, which translates to MTPPDAPHNRWSDLDRPPLNVTALRRGLLRPDTLWTSLEVVESTGSTNTDLAERARAGAAAEGAVLIAEEQTAGRGRLERTWTAPPRSGLFFSVYLEPGDIPPERWGWVPLLAGVAAATGLAKAAGVDMSLKWPNDLLVQVPRTPDPVGPGDGSSGEERKTGGILGEFAGGGIVVGLGINVSLRADELPAPTAGSLALAGAVSTDRETLLRAVLRSLEHWYGAWKAAGGDAAASGLQAAYAAGCATLERTVRAELPGGSSLVGDAVAIDGDGRLVLATEDGLRQPVSAGDIVHLRGAAGGLT; encoded by the coding sequence ATGACACCACCGGATGCGCCACACAACCGCTGGTCGGACCTCGACCGGCCGCCTCTCAACGTGACCGCGCTGCGCCGCGGGCTGCTGCGGCCGGACACGTTGTGGACGTCGCTGGAGGTCGTGGAGTCCACCGGGTCCACCAACACCGACCTCGCCGAGCGGGCCCGTGCCGGGGCGGCGGCCGAGGGCGCGGTGCTGATCGCCGAGGAGCAGACCGCGGGGCGCGGCCGGCTGGAGCGGACCTGGACCGCACCGCCCCGCTCCGGGCTCTTCTTCTCGGTCTACCTGGAGCCCGGCGACATCCCGCCCGAGCGGTGGGGGTGGGTGCCGCTGCTGGCCGGGGTGGCCGCCGCGACCGGTCTCGCCAAGGCCGCCGGTGTCGACATGTCACTGAAGTGGCCCAACGACCTGCTCGTCCAGGTCCCCCGGACCCCCGACCCGGTCGGCCCGGGGGACGGCTCCTCGGGCGAGGAACGCAAGACCGGCGGCATCCTCGGCGAGTTCGCCGGGGGCGGCATCGTGGTGGGCCTCGGCATCAACGTCTCCCTGCGCGCCGACGAGCTGCCCGCCCCCACCGCGGGCTCGCTCGCCCTCGCCGGGGCGGTCTCCACCGACCGCGAGACGCTGCTGCGGGCCGTCCTGCGCTCGTTGGAGCACTGGTACGGCGCATGGAAGGCGGCCGGTGGCGACGCGGCCGCGAGCGGCCTCCAGGCCGCCTACGCGGCGGGCTGCGCGACGCTCGAGCGGACGGTGCGGGCCGAGCTGCCGGGCGGGAGCTCCCTGGTCGGGGACGCGGTCGCGATCGACGGGGACGGCCGGCTGGTCCTCGCCACCGAGGACGGGCTCCGGCAACCGGTGTCGGCCGGGGACATCGTCCACCTGCGCGGCGCGGCGGGCGGCCTGACCTGA